One Candidatus Saccharibacteria bacterium genomic window carries:
- the rplJ gene encoding 50S ribosomal protein L10: protein MALTKDKKNEVIAEVSQLLADSKMTVIAAYQGTPVKAMQQLRREGRENGTTLKVVKNRLVKKTIETTDNVKDTDTSALNGMLLYAFNSQDEVAPAQVLADYAKKQPTLQFVGAISENGKFLPPEEVQALSALPSRDELIAQVLSTLTSPLDDVTNGLSGNLHALLDGVETKAVA from the coding sequence ATGGCGTTAACAAAAGATAAGAAAAATGAAGTCATTGCCGAAGTCAGCCAGCTACTGGCAGATTCAAAGATGACTGTCATCGCCGCCTATCAAGGCACGCCGGTAAAAGCTATGCAACAGCTTCGACGCGAAGGTCGTGAAAACGGAACTACACTAAAGGTCGTAAAAAATCGCCTTGTTAAAAAAACGATCGAAACGACCGATAATGTGAAAGACACTGATACAAGCGCCTTAAACGGTATGCTGTTATACGCGTTCAATAGCCAAGATGAAGTTGCCCCAGCACAAGTGCTTGCTGACTATGCTAAAAAGCAACCTACGCTTCAATTTGTCGGCGCAATTTCAGAGAACGGTAAGTTCTTGCCGCCAGAAGAAGTTCAGGCGCTTTCAGCACTACCAAGTAGAGACGAGTTGATTGCTCAAGTCCTCTCTACGCTAACTTCACCACTAGATGACGTTACAAATGGGTTGTCTGGCAACCTTCACGCGCTGCTTGACGGCGTAGAAACAA